The following proteins are encoded in a genomic region of Sesamum indicum cultivar Zhongzhi No. 13 linkage group LG8, S_indicum_v1.0, whole genome shotgun sequence:
- the LOC105167462 gene encoding mitogen-activated protein kinase kinase kinase 5: protein MSLRGQQTRTNVEHCDTRSAKDLKQKGNATRRSSSSCSINFPSSAPSSPYSSPTVSPSNGDMFAIHYITPPSVFHVWSAPEIPHSDGNLGLSSYYQMSSEKTASSLENSPRESPRLSFRLLGISPPKSTSPLSIKISPETPAARWEINAPASVHPLPRPPGAGTPTQTTSTSQVLSASDLSAAPMPSQATPITTLSGKPEFPGANISAQPSAVSQVAVKPELLPIKCQWKKGKLIGRGTFGSIYVASNRKTGALCALKEVEILPDDSKSAESMKQLEQEIKVLSHLKHPNIVQYYGSEIVGNKFYIYLEYVHPGSINKFIQDHCGAITESIVRNFTRHILCGLAYLHSQKTIHRDIKGANLLVDAYGVVKLADFGTSKHLNGQVANLSLKGSPHWLAPELLQSEMQKDTSIDLALAVDIWSLGCTIIEMMNGKPPWSEYEGAAALFKVLTETPPIPETLSADGKDFLHCCFRRNPAERPTASKLLDHPFVNYSQQPDACTQPLKEFRLTGLLHKTRRSRRELVNK from the exons ATGAGCTTAAGAG GCCAGCAAACACGGACAAATGTAGAACATTGTGATACTCGGTCAGCTAAGGATTTAAAACAGAAGGGAAATGCCACAAGAAGATCCTCCAGCAGTTGTAGTATTAATTTTCCAAGCAGTGCTCCATCTAGTCCTTATTCTAGTCCTACAGTGAGTCCCTCAAATGGTGATATGTTCGCTATCCATTACATTACTCCCCCCAGTGTTTTTCATGTTTGGTCCGCACCGGAGATACCACATTCTGATGGGAATCTAGGGTTAAGTTCATATTATCAAATGTCTTCTGAGAAAACAGCATCAAGTCTTGAAAATTCTCCCCGTGAGAGTCCAAGATTAAGTTTTCGCCTCCTTGGAATAAGTCCACCAAAGTCTACATCACCATTGTCCATAAAAATATCACCTGAGACCCCAGCGGCACGTTGGGAAATTAATGCTCCAGCCAGTGTACATCCTTTACCACGTCCTCCAGGGGCTGGCACACCTACACAAACCACTTCAACCTCCCAAGTTTTGTCTGCATCTGATCTTTCAGCAGCTCCTATGCCATCACAAGCCACTCCAATTACTACTCTTTCAGGAAAACCTGAATTTCCTGGAGCTAACATTTCCGCACAGCCCTCTGCTGTTTCTCAGGTTGCAGTGAAACCTGAATTGTTGCCCATTAAATGTCAatggaaaaaaggaaaacttaTTGGGAGGGGGACATTTGGAAGTATCTATGTTGCGTCCAACAG AAAGACTGGAGCTTTATGTGCACTGAAGGAAGTTGAAATTTTACCAGATGATTCAAAATCTGCAGAGAGTATGAAACAGTTGGAGCAG GAAATTAAAGTTCTCAGCCATCTAAAGCATCCAAATATTGTCCAGTATTATGGTAGTGAAATT GTTGGCAATAAGTTTTATATATACCTGGAATATGTTCACCCTGgttcaatcaataaatttattcaggACCATTGTGGAGCTATTACAGAATCTATTGTTCGCAATTTTACTCGTCATATTCTATGTGGGTTGGCTTATTTGCACAGCCAAAAAACCATACACAG GGACATCAAAGGTGCTAATTTACTTGTTGATGCATATGGAGTGGTCAAGCTTGCTGACTTTGGGACGTCTAAACAT CTTAATGGGCAAGTTGCAAATCTATCCTTGAAGGGTAGTCCACATTGGCTGGCTCCAGAG CTCTTACAGTCTGAGATGCAGAAGGATACTAGTATTGATCTTGCTTTGGCAGTTGATATATGGAGTTTGGGCTGTACTATAATTGAAATGATGAACGGAAAGCCGCCTTGGTCTGAGTATGAAGGG GCTGCGGCATTATTCAAGGTTTTAACGGAGACTCCACCAATACCAGAAACACTGTCAGCAGATGGTAAGGATTTCTTGCACTGCTGCTTTCGTAGAAATCCAGCAGAGAGGCCAACAGCTAGCAAGTTACTTGACCATCCGTTTGTGAACTACTCCCAACAGCCTGATGCTTGTACCCAGCCCCTTAAAGAGTTCAGATTGACG GGCCTGCTGCACAAGACACGCAGATCAAGAAGGGAGCTGGTGAACAAGTAA
- the LOC105167463 gene encoding putative mediator of RNA polymerase II transcription subunit 26, whose translation MLPPCAACKCLRRKCTNDCVFARYFPADNPSKFTSVHKVYGACNVAKLLKELGTDSQRNEAVKSLVYEAEYRLRDPVHGCVGHVALLQQKLRQVQHDLECAKKELSTYIAPSEMLPQQQPQQNFLPSVYQMMPSHVQQMMIPTGVPLPHRGQLVIREPNLQEQQHQQKQILEAQQLVAMAAAMEQETLRSYQQQQLQQLQEQEVLRAYEQQLLQQLQEQEVLRADEQQQLQHQQQLQQQQGHDLVRFNNVFDDGAGPSTATGFNEMPEEAAAMEQEMLRAYEQQQLQQLQEQEVLRADEQQQLQQLQEQEVLRADEQQQLQYQQQLQHQQQLQQQQGHDLVRFNNVFDDGAGPSTATGFNEMPEKAAAMEQEMLRAYEQQQLQHLQQQQEQELLRAYAQQLQQQTEHDLVRFSTNVFDDGAGPSTATGFNEMPEEAAAMEQEMLRAYEQQLQQQAAHDLVRLSSNVFDDGAGPSTATGFNEMPEEAAAKADGMQPFMSLGGSYETNPYHHIQHHNLVQEQSFSPSHPHTDHPNQLQLVATEELFLQQQEQQRRDVTSHNHLQQTEQQLASSTPGLAVPPAIPER comes from the coding sequence ATGCTGCCGCCGTGTGCGGCGTGCAAGTGTCTCCGGCGAAAGTGCACAAATGATTGTGTGTTTGCACGCTATTTCCCAGCAGATAACCCCTCGAAATTCACCAGCGTACATAAAGTCTACGGCGCCTGCAACGTGGCCAAGCTGCTGAAGGAACTCGGTACTGACAGCCAGCGGAACGAGGCCGTTAAGTCCCTAGTATATGAAGCAGAATACCGCCTTCGAGACCCGGTTCACGGCTGCGTGGGCCATGTTGCTCTTCTGCAGCAGAAGCTCAGGCAAGTTCAACACGATTTGGAATGTGCAAAAAAGGAATTGTCCACTTACATTGCGCCTTCTGAAATGTTGCCACAGCAGCAGCCGCAACAGAATTTTCTCCCGTCGGTTTATCAGATGATGCCTTCTCATGTTCAGCAGATGATGATTCCGACGGGGGTACCACTACCACATCGGGGGCAGCTAGTGATCCGGGAACCAAATTTACAGGAGCAACAACATCAGCAGAAACAGATTTTAGAGGCGCAGCAATTAGTAGCTATGGCCGCCGCTATGGAACAGGAGACGCTGAGGTCTTACCAGCAACAGCAACTGCAACAGCTGCAGGAACAGGAGGTGCTGAGGGCTTACGAGCAACAACTACTGCAACAGCTGCAGGAACAGGAGGTGCTGAGGGCTGACGAGCAACAACAACTGCAACATCAACAACAACTGCAGCAGCAGCAGGGGCATGATTTAGTCAGGTTCAATAATGTGTTTGATGACGGCGCAGGTCCCTCCACTGCCACCGGTTTTAATGAAATGCCTGAGGAGGCCGCCGCTATGGAACAGGAGATGCTGAGGGCTTACGAGCAACAACAACTGCAACAGCTGCAGGAACAGGAGGTGCTGAGGGCTGACGAGCAACAACAACTACAACAGCTGCAGGAACAGGAGGTGCTGAGGGCTGACGAGCAACAACAACTGCAATATCAACAACAACTGCAACATCAACAACAACTGCAGCAGCAGCAGGGGCATGATTTAGTCAGGTTCAATAATGTGTTTGATGACGGCGCAGGTCCCTCCACTGCCACCGGTTTTAATGAAATGCCTGAGAAGGCCGCCGCTATGGAACAGGAGATGCTGAGGGCTTACGAGCAACAACAACTGCAACATCTGCAACAGCAGCAGGAACAGGAGCTACTGAGGGCTTACGCGCAACAACTGCAGCAGCAGACGGAGCATGATTTAGTCAGGTTCAGTACTAATGTGTTTGATGACGGCGCAGGTCCCTCCACTGCCACCGGTTTTAATGAAATGCCTGAGGAGGCCGCCGCTATGGAACAGGAGATGCTGAGGGCTTACGAGCAACAACTGCAGCAGCAGGCGGCGCATGATTTAGTCAGGCTCAGTTCTAATGTGTTTGATGACGGCGCAGGTCCCTCCACTGCCACCGGTTTTAATGAAATGCCTGAGGAGGCCGCCGCCAAGGCTGATGGCATGCAGCCTTTCATGTCGTTGGGTGGTTCGTATGAAACCAATCCCTACCATCACATTCAGCATCATAACCTTGTCCAGGAGCAATCTTTTTCTCCATCTCATCCACATACAGATCATCCCAACCAACTTCAGCTAGTTGCTACAGAAGAGCTTTTCTTGCAGCAGCAAGAACAACAACGACGGGATGTAACAAGTCATAATCACCTGCAGCAGACGGAACAGCAATTAGCTAGCTCAACCCCAGGCCTCGCAGTCCCACCAGCAATTCCAGAGAGATAA
- the LOC105167583 gene encoding myb family transcription factor EFM, with the protein MGQSMNEVNLNVGWKTLSDILKQEAETDDSCKKTSEEVDVHVQELEEELRKIDAFKRELPYCILLLKDAIERLKWRRRELELLKRGSEGDGMAAQVSNDFTKNKNLMSSAQLWKHDSVFHLTSRYEEGEGNGSENRCQGCNFKNRVGAFVPFKKPSGTTIKDEKGTAPVHGVSLSLAEVEATDWGLKGDGGSGRTQPQQQEQQRKQRRCWSPELHQRFVDALHHLGGPQTATPKQIRELMKVDGLTNDEVKSHLQKYRIHIRKLSTPPPELPGDTSKPLPAHFGFPPGPFFDASLAATADI; encoded by the exons atgggGCAAAGTATGAATGAAGTGAATTTAAATGTGGGGTGGAAGACTCTTTCGGACATCCTTAAACAAGAAGCAGAAACTGATGATTCTTGCAAGAAAACATCAGAAGAAGTGGATGTTCATGTCCAAGAATTGGAAGAAGAGTTGAGAAAGATCGATGCGTTCAAACGGGAACTTCCCTACTGCATACTTCTCTTAAAAGacg CAATTGAGAGATTGAAGTGGAGGCGAAGGGAATTAGAACTGTTAAAGCGTGGTTCTGAAGGGGATGGAATGGCAGCACAAGTGTCAAACGATTTCAccaaaaacaagaatttgATGAGTTCTGCTCAGCTCTGGAAACACGACTCTGTTTTCCACCTAACCTCA AGGTATGAAGAGGGGGAAGGGAATGGGAGTGAGAATCGGTGCCAGGGATGTAATTTCAAGAATAGGGTAGGGGCATTTGTGCCATTCAAGAAACCATCCGGAACGACAATAAAGGACGAGAAAGGAACCGCACCGGTTCATGGTGTATCACTGTCGTTAGCTGAGGTGGAAGCAACTGATTGGGGATTGAAAGGGGATGGTGGCTCTGGTAGGACACAACCGCAGCAGCAAGAACAGCAGAGGAAACAGAGGCGCTGTTGGTCTCCTGAGCTGCACCAGAGATTCGTCGATGCACTGCACCACCTTGGTGGACCACAAA CGGCCACTCCGAAGCAAATAAGGGAACTCATGAAAGTGGATGGCCTAACCAATGATGAAGTGAAAAGCCATTTgcag AAATACAGGATTCACATAAGAAAGCTCTCAACTCCACCACCAGAACTGCCTGGAGATACGTCGAAGCCACTGCCTGCACATTTTGGCTTCCCACCAGGGCCTTTTTTTGACGCTTCATTAGCCGCTACTGCTGATATATAg
- the LOC105167464 gene encoding pentatricopeptide repeat-containing protein At4g37170: MKPKPLYLRTLFRSLSRRSSLFSSSFSSKTQLIQAAKPQKPCFRSSENDDSLMIRSEWDGKLKESVEHLCRQKRLKDVIQLLEKQVHQLSAGLYTTILQLCIEKRALGEGKRVHAHIKRSGFVPGIFISNKILDLYCKCESISDAQTVFDEMGEKDLCSWNILISGYAKMGWVSEARNLFDVMPKRDNFSWTAMISGYVKHKEPANALELYRLMQRSEKFMSNKFTVSSALAAAAAIQSLRLGKEIHGHIMRTGLGSDAVVWSALLDVYGKCGSIDDARYIFDRTVGKDIVSWTTMIDRYFGDGRWQEGLSLFSDFLSSGIRPNEFTFAGVLNACAHQTAEELGRQVHGHMTRTGFDPYSFAASALVHMYAKCGSVETAHKVFKWLPRPDLVSWTSLINGYAQNGQPHEALQLFDLLLKSGSQPDHITFVGVLSACTHAGLVDKGLEYFYSIQEKHGLSHTADHYACIIDLLSRSGRFKEAEGIINKMPMKPDKFLWASLLGGCRIHGNYELAERAAKALFQIEPENAATYVTLANIYATAGKWSEVAKVRKLMDERGVVKKPGMSWININKKVHIFLVGDQSHPRSKEIFNFLGKVSKRMKEEGYVPHTNYVLHDVEEEQKEQNLSYHSEKLAVAFGIISTPAGTPIKVFKNLRTCVDCHTAIKFISSIAERKIIIRDSSRFHCFESGSCSCHDYW; the protein is encoded by the coding sequence ATGAAGCCTAAACCATTATACCTTCGGACATTGTTTCGGTCTCTGTCTCGTCGCTCTTCTCTGTTCTCTTCCTCGTTTTCTTCTAAAACACAGTTAATTCAAGCAGCGAAACCTCAGAAACCTTGCTTCAGATCATCAGAAAATGATGATTCGCTCATGATCCGCTCAGAGTGGGACGGCAAATTGAAAGAATCCGTGGAACACCTCTGCCGCCAAAAACGATTGAAAGATGTTATCCAATTACTCGAGAAACAGGTGCACCAGCTTTCTGCAGGTTTGTATACCACGATTCTACAATTATGCATTGAAAAGAGAGCTTTGGGTGAGGGCAAAAGAGTTCATGCCCACATCAAACGCTCTGGGTTTGTGCCCGGGATATTTATTTCGAACAAGATTCTTGATTTGTACTGTAAATGCGAGAGTATTTCCGATGCGCAGACGGTATTTGATGAAATGGGTGAGAAGGACTTGTGTTCTTGGAACATTTTGATATCTGGGTATGCCAAAATGGGTTGGGTTTCAGAAGCGAGAAATCTGTTTGATGTAATGCCCAAAAGAGATAACTTCTCGTGGACAGCTATGATTTCGGGTTACGTGAAGCATAAAGAGCCTGCAAATGCATTGGAATTGTACAGATTAATGCAGAGAAGTGAGAAATTCATGAGTAATAAGTTCACAGTTTCTAGTGCTCTCGCGGCTGCTGCTGCTATACAGTCTTTGCGTTTGGGAAAGGAGATTCATGGACATATAATGAGAACAGGGCTGGGTTCTGATGCGGTTGTTTGGAGTGCTTTATTGGACGTTTATGGAAAATGTGGAAGCATAGATGATGCCAGGTACATTTTTGATAGAACGGTGGGGAAGGACATTGTTTCATGGACAACAATGATTGACCGATATTTTGGTGATGGGAGGTGGCAAGAGGGTCTCTCCCTGTTTTCTGATTTCTTAAGTTCTGGGATTAGGCCTAATGAGTTTACATTTGCTGGTGTTTTAAATGCATGCGCTCATCAAACTGCCGAGGAGTTGGGCAGACAGGTTCATGGACACATGACTCGAACTGGATTCGATCCATATTCATTTGCTGCTAGTGCACTTGTTCACATGTATGCTAAGTGTGGTAGTGTTGAGACTGCACATAAAGTATTCAAGTGGCTGCCTAGGCCTGATTTAGTTTCTTGGACATCTTTGATTAATGGTTATGCTCAGAATGGTCAACCCCATGAAGCTCTTCAGTTGTTTGATTTGTTACTTAAATCAGGTAGTCAGCCTGATCACATCACATTTGTTGGCGTTCTATCTGCTTGTACCCATGCCGGTTTGGTTGATAAAGGTCTTGAGTATTTCTACTCGATACAGGAGAAACATGGATTGAGTCATACTGCTGACCACTATGCTTGCATTATTGATCTTTTGAGTCGTTCAGGCAGATTTAAAGAAGCTGAAggtatcataaataaaatgccTATGAAACCTGACAAGTTTCTGTGGGCTTCTTTGCTTGGTGGATGCAGAATTCATGGAAATTATGAACTAGCGGAGCGAGCAGCCAAAGCCTTGTTTCAAATTGAACCTGAGAATGCAGCGACATATGTTACCCTGGCAAATATCTATGCTACTGCAGGCAAGTGGAGTGAAGTGGCAAAGGTCAGAAAATTAATGGATGAGAGAGGAGTGGTGAAGAAACCTGGTATGAGTTGGATCAACATCAATAAGAAGGTCCACATTTTCTTAGTTGGAGATCAATCGCATCCAAGATCGAAAGAGATATTTAACTTTCTGGGAAAAGTTTCAAAGAGAATGAAGGAAGAAGGTTATGTGCCTCACACGAATTATGTCCTGCACGATGTGGAAGAAGAGCAGAAAGAGCAAAACCTCTCTTATCACAGTGAAAAACTCGCAGTGGCATTCGGCATAATTAGTACTCCTGCAGGAACTCCAATTAAggttttcaagaatttaagAACTTGCGTCGACTGTCATACTGCCATCAAGTTCATTTCCAGTATAgctgaaaggaaaataatcaTACGGGATTCAAGCAGGTTCCATTGTTTTGAGTCTGGAAGCTGTTCATGTCATGATTATTGGTAA
- the LOC105167465 gene encoding L-ascorbate oxidase homolog, with product MGREVLLSLLSVLAFWSVWVVKAEDAYKYYTWTVTYGTASPLGPSQQVILINGQFPGPRLDTVTNDNIILNLINKLDQPFLLTWNGIKQRKNSWQDGMLGTNCAIPPNSNYTYKFQTKDQIGSYTYFPSTLMHRAAGGFGVLNIYARSVIPVPYAKPAGDFSLLIGDWYKSNHKALQQVLDSGKPLPFPDGILINGQSRSSFSGDQGKTYMFRVSNLGLSTSFNFRIQGHKLKLVEVEGSHVLQNMYDSLDVHVGQSVTVLVTLDQSPKDYYIVASTRFTKTVLTAIAVLHYTNSRAAISGPVPSGPTDDIAWSMDQARSYRWNLTSNAARPNPQGSFHYGKITTSRTIVLANSAPIINGKQRYAINGNSFINSDTPLKLADYFNIPGVFSINSIQTAPSDSSNKLATSVMGASLHEFIEVVFQNNEDTIQSWHLDGYDFWVVGFGTGQWTQASRKAYNLVDALTRHTTQVYPKSWTAILVSLDNQGMWNLRSAMWGRQYLGQQFYLRVYNPTPSLANEYDIPNNALLCGKAVGRRHP from the exons ATGGGGAGAGAAGTTTTGCTGTCTTTGCTTTCGGTTTTGGCCTTTTGGAGTGTTTGGGTGGTGAAAGCAGAGGATGCTTACAAGTATTATACTTGGACAGTCACTTATGGAACAGCTTCCCCACTTGGCCCTTCTCAACAG GTCATCCTCATCAATGGTCAATTTCCTGGTCCGAGGCTTGATACTGTGACCAATGACAACATAATCCTTAACCTCATCAATAAGCTGGACCAGCCTTTCCTTTTGACATG GAATGGGATCAAACAGAGGAAGAATTCTTGGCAAGACGGTATGTTGGGAACTAATTGTGCTATCCCTCCAAACTCAAATTACACGTACAAGTTCCAAACTAAGGATCAAATTGGTAGCTACACGTACTTCCCATCGACTCTGATGCACAGAGCTGCTGGTGGGTTTGGAGTACTTAACATTTATGCAAGATCAGTGATTCCTGTCCCATATGCCAAGCCGGCCGGAGACTTCAGCCTGCTCATTGGTGATTGGTACAAGAGCAATCACAAG GCATTGCAACAAGTACTTGATTCAGGGAAACCACTACCTTTCCCTGACGGCATCCTTATAAATGGCCAGAGTCGATCTTCCTTCAGTGGTGATCAAG GTAAGACATACATGTTCAGGGTATCAAACCTCGGCTTGTCCACCTCCTTTAACTTTAGAATTCAGGGGCACAAATTGAAGCTTGTCGAGGTTGAAGGATCTCACGTTCTTCAGAACATGTACGATTCTCTTGATGTACATGTGGGGCAATCAGTGACTGTCCTGGTCACCTTGGATCAATCTCCAAAAGACTACTATATAGTCGCATCTACGAGGTTCACAAAGACGGTCCTCACTGCCATTGCAGTTCTGCACTATACTAACTCTCGCGCTGCCATTTCTGGACCTGTACCATCTGGCCCGACTGACGACATTGCCTGGTCCATGGACCAAGCTCGATCGTACAG GTGGAACCTGACCTCAAATGCTGCAAGGCCAAACCCGCAGGGCTCTTTCCACTACGGAAAAATAACAACATCAAGGACTATCGTCCTGGCTAATTCGGCACCCATTATCAATGGGAAGCAAAGATATGCCATCAATGGGAATTCTTTCATCAACTCTGACACCCCTCTTAAGCTTGCTGATTACTTCAACATCCCTGGTGTTTTCAGCATAAACTCCATTCAGACCGCTCCATCTGACAGTTCTAATAAACTGGCCACATCTGTGATGGGAGCTTCTCTCCATGAATTCATTGAAGTTGTCTTTCAGAACAATGAGGACACGATCCAGTCCTGGCATCTCGATGGTTATGATTTTTGGGTCGTCGG ATTCGGGACGGGACAGTGGACACAAGCTAGCAGGAAAGCATACAACCTTGTTGATGCTTTGACTAGACACACTACACAG GTATACCCCAAATCTTGGACTGCTATATTAGTATCATTGGACAACCAGGGAATGTGGAATTTGAGGTCTGCAATGTGGGGAAGGCAATACCTGGGACAGCAATTTTACCTCAGGGTCTACAATCCAACACCAAGTCTTGCAAATGAATATGACATACCTAACAATGCTCTGCTTTGCGGCAAAGCTGTCGGCAGAAGACATCCTTAA
- the LOC105167466 gene encoding autophagy-related protein 101, protein MNCEVCQLKELEVEHFEIREVLRCILHTIFFHRALGLVRPKDIDLELFEITYVQCGDMELERKIDEKIDQFIDKVEKHPNKKNQICLSFYEVKNKQATWFSNKVERLHWEQWYINLNVTQNPKGHSGKSHLPKVEVNPGDTAAEARRARRTALECSLRDILFQIIRFVNEKRDHVPPIPNLDGVSFPYEITISSSSDSAFGMDMFKRMLQTGHPTMLS, encoded by the exons ATGAATTGCGAAGTTTGCCAGCTCAAAGAACTT GAAGTTGAGCACTTCGAGATACGTGAAGTTCTCCGGT GCATTCTACACACTATTTTTTTCCACAGAGCTTTAGGGCTAGTGCGCCCAAAAGACATTGATCTGGAGCTTTTTGAGATTACATAT GTGCAATGTGGTGACATGGAACTTGAAAGGAAAATAGATGAGAAGATTGACCAATTTATTGATAAGGTGGAGAAGCACCCTAACAAGAAAAATCAG ATATGTTTGTCCTTCTATGaagttaaaaacaaacaagCAACATGGTTCAGTAACAAAGTTGAACGCCTCCACTGGGAACAGTGGTACATAAATCTGAATGTTACACAAAATCCAAAAGGACATTCTGGCAAGTCTCATCTTCCCAAAGTAGAAGTTAATCCTGGAG ACACTGCAGCTGAGGCAAGGAGAGCTCGGCGCACAGCACTAGAATGTTCACTTCGTGATATTCTGTTTCAGATAATCAGATTTGTGAATGAAAAGAGAGATCATGTTCCTCCAATACCAAACCTTGATGGTGTTTCATTTCCCTATGAAATTACTATCTCAAG TTCATCAGATTCTGCTTTCGGGATGGACATGTTCAAGAGAATGCTCCAAACTGGGCATCCTACAATGCTCAGCTGA